In Capsicum annuum cultivar UCD-10X-F1 chromosome 11, UCD10Xv1.1, whole genome shotgun sequence, one genomic interval encodes:
- the LOC107847147 gene encoding uncharacterized protein LOC107847147: MMYPLCISTIEKYEDDILFNRETGAVVCLEGVESDALVLSVAETQNKYALYVPEVEDNLICDSKSIDVKMKQMYKDKNMLVSVMSKYKVTNGFNVRAKRSDKKSSKTS; this comes from the exons ATGATGTATCCATTATGTATTTcaacaatagaaaaatatgaagacGATATATTGTTCAATAGGGAAACAGGAGCTGTGGTTTGCCTTGAAGGTGTTGAATCTGATGCTTTGGTTTTATCTGTTGCTGAGACACAAAATAAGTATGCTTTGTATGTCCCGGAGGTTGAAGATAACTTGATATGTGATAGCAAGAGTATTGATGTAAAGATGAAACAGATGTATAAGGACAAAAATATGCTTGTTTCAGTGATGTCGAAATATAAGGTGACTAATGGATTCAATGTTAGAGCAAAACGATCAGACAAAAAAAG CTCCAAAACTAGTTAA